One genomic segment of Longimicrobium sp. includes these proteins:
- a CDS encoding glycine--tRNA ligase, producing the protein MADTELMDKLVSLSKRRGYVFQSSEIYGGTGSVWDYGPLGVELKRNVKEAWWRAMVHERDDIEGLDAAILMHPRVWEASGHVANFTDPLVECGNCHRRYREDTLQEQAGTKEMAQVQCPACGTRGKWSEPRQFNLMFKTFMGPVEEDASTVYLRPETAQGIFVNFLNVQTSARQRVPFGIAQIGKAFRNEITPGNFTFRTREFEQMEMQFFVKPGTDAEWFERWREERFRWHTEVLGLSADRLRYHPHEKLAHYAAAAGDVEFHFGGTIGEGGWGEIEGIHNRTDFDLTKHQEFSGKKLQYVDTATNEKYIPYIIETSVGADRATLAVMANAYREEEVEGETRVVLGIKPSLAPLKVGVFPLVKKDGMPDRAAFIHHDLRRRGIPSFYDEAGAIGRRYRRQDEAGTPFCITVDGETMEQGTVTVRDRDTMQQSRISQDEIAGFLEERIR; encoded by the coding sequence ATGGCGGACACGGAACTGATGGACAAGCTGGTCTCCCTCTCCAAGCGGCGCGGGTACGTCTTCCAGTCGTCCGAGATCTACGGCGGCACCGGGTCGGTGTGGGACTACGGCCCGCTGGGGGTGGAACTGAAGCGCAACGTCAAGGAAGCGTGGTGGCGCGCCATGGTCCACGAGCGCGACGACATCGAGGGGCTCGACGCGGCCATCCTCATGCACCCGCGCGTCTGGGAAGCGTCCGGCCACGTCGCCAACTTCACCGATCCCCTGGTGGAGTGCGGCAACTGCCACCGCCGCTACCGCGAGGACACGCTGCAGGAGCAGGCCGGGACGAAGGAGATGGCCCAGGTGCAGTGCCCCGCGTGCGGAACGCGCGGCAAGTGGAGCGAGCCGCGCCAGTTCAACCTGATGTTCAAGACGTTCATGGGCCCGGTGGAGGAGGACGCATCCACCGTGTACCTGCGGCCCGAGACGGCGCAGGGGATCTTCGTCAACTTCCTGAACGTGCAGACCAGCGCCCGCCAGCGGGTGCCGTTCGGGATCGCGCAGATCGGCAAGGCCTTCCGCAACGAGATCACGCCCGGGAACTTCACCTTCCGGACGCGCGAGTTCGAGCAGATGGAGATGCAGTTCTTCGTGAAGCCCGGCACCGATGCCGAGTGGTTTGAGCGGTGGCGCGAAGAGCGCTTCCGCTGGCACACCGAGGTGCTGGGGCTCTCCGCGGACCGCCTGCGCTACCATCCGCACGAGAAGCTGGCGCACTACGCCGCGGCGGCGGGCGACGTGGAGTTCCATTTCGGCGGCACCATCGGCGAGGGCGGGTGGGGCGAGATCGAGGGGATCCACAACCGCACCGACTTCGACCTGACCAAGCACCAGGAGTTCTCGGGGAAGAAGCTGCAGTACGTGGACACGGCGACGAACGAGAAGTACATCCCGTACATCATCGAGACCTCGGTCGGCGCGGACCGCGCGACGCTCGCGGTGATGGCCAACGCGTACCGCGAGGAGGAGGTGGAAGGCGAGACGCGCGTGGTGCTGGGGATCAAGCCGTCGCTGGCGCCGCTCAAGGTGGGCGTCTTTCCGCTGGTCAAAAAGGATGGCATGCCGGACCGTGCCGCCTTCATCCACCACGACCTGCGCCGCCGCGGCATCCCCAGCTTCTACGACGAGGCCGGCGCCATCGGCCGGCGCTACCGGCGGCAGGACGAGGCCGGCACGCCGTTCTGCATCACCGTGGACGGCGAGACGATGGAGCAGGGCACCGTCACCGTCCGCGACCGCGACACGATGCAGCAGTCGCGCATCTCGCAGGACGAGATCGCGGGGTTCCTGGAGGAAAGGATCCGGTAG
- a CDS encoding class I SAM-dependent methyltransferase has product MRNLADLYVASDSYPAHIVEFLRALASAYELPQPLHVLDAGCGPGRLLAPLDRLRWQVTGMEPHPDFVASARTISQFRRRVSVLQGGFLDIDQDAEFDLAIGVNSSFAHLVTPAERADALRRIHRALKPGGVVFLDLPNFLWILKNHVPPQPYTFEVQGETVTLNRSQDIDFHAATFITTDEYVYARSGQSEARLVHSYGMTTLPDLQHHLDAAGFDDARTFNSYAARTPERLDGPRILLAARKPLA; this is encoded by the coding sequence ATGCGCAACCTGGCCGATCTGTACGTCGCATCGGACTCCTATCCCGCGCACATCGTGGAGTTCCTGCGCGCGCTGGCGTCCGCGTACGAGCTCCCGCAGCCTCTGCACGTTCTGGATGCGGGGTGCGGCCCCGGCCGCCTCCTCGCCCCGCTGGACCGTCTGCGCTGGCAGGTCACCGGGATGGAGCCCCACCCCGACTTCGTCGCCTCCGCCCGCACGATCTCGCAGTTCAGGCGCCGCGTGAGCGTCCTCCAGGGTGGCTTCCTGGACATCGATCAAGACGCCGAGTTCGACCTGGCGATCGGGGTCAACAGCTCCTTCGCGCACCTGGTCACCCCCGCCGAGCGAGCGGACGCACTCCGGCGCATCCACCGCGCGCTGAAGCCGGGCGGCGTGGTCTTCCTCGACCTCCCCAACTTCCTATGGATCCTCAAGAACCACGTCCCGCCCCAGCCCTACACCTTTGAAGTACAGGGTGAGACGGTGACACTCAACCGCAGTCAGGACATCGACTTCCATGCGGCCACCTTCATCACTACTGACGAGTACGTCTACGCCCGCAGCGGCCAGTCGGAAGCCCGCCTCGTCCACAGCTACGGGATGACCACCCTCCCCGACCTCCAGCACCACCTGGACGCGGCGGGCTTCGACGACGCGCGCACCTTCAACAGCTACGCCGCGCGCACCCCCGAGCGGCTGGACGGCCCGCGCATCCTCCTCGCCGCCCGCAAGCCGCTGGCCTGA
- a CDS encoding ATP-dependent Clp protease proteolytic subunit — protein MRREEGDDQDKEQDEDQTANEKSASALTDSVRDRLFKNRTLIISGAINQQLVSNVMGQLLAMASDSDEPINIFINSQGGHVESGDTIHDVIRFIKPRVRMIGTGWVASAGALIFVAVPLEDRFALPNTRFLLHQPAGGAGGTAADIAIEAQEIVRMRERINRIFSEQTGQSIERIENDTRRNFWLNVEAAREYGLVKHIVRSMDEVK, from the coding sequence ATGCGCAGGGAAGAGGGCGACGACCAGGACAAGGAACAGGACGAAGACCAGACAGCCAACGAGAAGTCGGCGTCGGCGCTCACCGACAGCGTCCGCGACCGGCTGTTCAAGAACCGCACGCTCATCATCAGCGGCGCCATCAACCAGCAGCTCGTCTCCAACGTCATGGGCCAGCTCCTGGCGATGGCCTCCGATTCGGACGAGCCGATCAACATCTTCATCAACTCGCAGGGTGGCCACGTGGAGTCGGGCGACACGATCCACGACGTCATCCGCTTCATCAAGCCGCGGGTGAGGATGATCGGCACGGGGTGGGTGGCGAGCGCGGGTGCGCTGATCTTCGTGGCGGTGCCGCTCGAGGACCGCTTCGCGCTCCCCAACACGCGCTTCCTGCTGCACCAGCCCGCGGGCGGCGCCGGCGGCACCGCGGCCGACATCGCCATCGAGGCGCAGGAGATCGTGCGCATGCGCGAGCGCATCAACCGCATCTTCAGCGAGCAGACCGGGCAGTCGATCGAGCGCATCGAGAACGACACGCGCCGCAACTTCTGGCTGAACGTGGAGGCGGCCCGGGAGTACGGCCTGGTGAAGCACATCGTCCGCAGCATGGACGAGGTGAAGTAG